The Musa acuminata AAA Group cultivar baxijiao chromosome BXJ2-5, Cavendish_Baxijiao_AAA, whole genome shotgun sequence genomic interval CTCAAGTTCTTCCTGAACCACACATATTTTCATAttcttttaataaatattttttatgcttATTTTTTTGAAGCACGTGATAAAAGAaaccatcttttttttttgttacacaGAGCTTATGATATAAGAAGGCCTAGTTAATGACAATGGACATCAGATGTTACCGTGTCACTGGAAACTTACGGTTCATGATTTTCATTCTGCTTTGCAATAGATAATTTCATTATTTCTTTTGAAAACTGGTTAATGTATGGTATCTTCCTGTATGAATTTAGGTAGAAAATTTTTGCTACCTAGCATGCACAAGGTACTGCTGAATAGTATTAATTTATTGTCTAGTGGTAAGTGATGAGAAGTTGTTACTGTACATGCAGTTGGAGCTTGAATATTGTTGTATAACATCAGTAAATCGTCAAAGGGGAAAGAAGATGCAAAGGGTTTGGATTCATGGAAAGTTCCAAAAGCCCATTTGATGCTTCATTTGTTCATTTCTGTTAAGGTAGTTTCCTAGAAAATTTAGCATAATTGTGCCTTTTTTtgtaaattttatcttttttgcaGATTGGTTAAACCACTAAATGTGGACAGGACAATTGATTTCAATCATCAATGTATCTGACTGTCTTtggtaaataatttatttttagttaCTTGGAAGAGGAAAATAAACTTCTTGCTTTTAAACTAGTGAAGTTTTAGTGGACCACCCGATAGGATTTGAACCCATATAAAATAGTAGGCTAACATTTCTATTGGAAAAATAGGGGGAAGTGAGAAATTTAGTCATTCAATATCCAATGGTGGCTAGTTGATGGTAGAAAGGTCAGTCGCATTGATTGTAGTCTCAGCTGGTGCACCAACATTCCAAAGATTTACCTTTGAGTTGAGAAGAAACTTGAAGACAGCAATAATGAAAAGCATTTCTTATAAACTAGAGATGATAATCTAAGCTATTGAAGATTGTAATGCTCTGTCTTCCCAAATGCAAAAATAAGGTTAAACAGAATCAAGTGTTTGCACTTATTGATAGCATTCTTTTCATCTGGCGTCTGCTTAATTTTAGTAGTGCATTCCAAATCACAAGGCTTAAATACTAGGCTGCTTGCTGCTTCCATCTGTAACCAGTGTTTCTAATGATTAATCAGGATCCTTATATTCTCTTAAAAGTTACCTAATGTGAAGAATCACTTGTGCACCTCGGTGTTCTTTGGTTTTCTCATTGTGCATGTCATTGGTCTTGCTCCTAAAAACCTTCCTCTTTTGGTTCCATATGTCTCTAGGAGTTAGCTCTGATTCAGAGGAAGCCTCCACAAAGCAAATTTGCATGATTGTTAGTTACAGGCTGAACACCAGCAATACCAAGGCCAAGATTCATCAGACAGCAGGACCAGTGGTGGGTTAGGAAAGTTTTAGAGGACTTCTTGTCACTATGTTTGTGTCATTGCAGCCTGATGTCATAAGGTTGGTTCCAAGTTGGAAAATAGTCAGTTTACATATTTAGTCAACTTAATGCCATAATGTTGAAAGTGAGGTGCGACTTTATCGTGCGTCCTAAATCCCTCCACACTGATGGTAGTTTGTTTTAAAGTTGGACACGAGTTAATTTGTTTTCTTGGTGAAATTTAGTGCTAGCATGTTAAAATCTCCCTATTCCTTCTAGACATCTGCATATAGTTGATTTGAAGTTGGAAATATCCAGGTCAGACTAATAGTTGCCAGTCTTGGACATCCAGAAACCATGTGTATGCAATCTGCACTCAGTACACTTTCTTTTTTTGTTCCACTTGGACAATGTACATTATATCACAGCATTTACAAACAATCTAATCTATAAAGCTTTCTGAACTTTACTGGCTAACCTAGTTGGACATGGTTTTCTGCAGAAACTGTTCGTGGGAACTAATTTGGTTCATACATGGCAATTGTTACAGATGGTGGATCACAGACAGTAGCTTCGCCATATCAGGTGTTGAGAAAGAGAGCAGTCACTGTCACCAGCATCACTCTTAATCCTCCTCCATGACCAATCCGAAGCTGCCAAAATAATTTAAAGAGAAAATATCCTTTGTTGATAAGAAGACTCTGGCCATAGTatcttgaatcttctttttcttcgttctctttttctttttgaactttgTGGCAGTGAAAAGGAAGATGGTGGCGTGCTAGTAAGAAATGAGTTCATTTAGCAGACTGTACAGAGCATACATTCAAGCTATTTACCCAACACACAAGGCTCCCATGTTCATCGATTGCAATGTCCGCAATCTTAGGAGGATTTTACTTGATATCTCGGCCATGTTATTATATTTGTCATCTTTTGATTGAATTTAAGCTCATTTCCTGCATTGTAAGCATGTTTTACGCTATTGCACTGTCCTCTTCTGACAAGTCTGCTTCCAGCCTTCGGTGTTGTTTAACTTGTTTGAATGTACCACTAAAGATTGTTAGGTAAGTTTGGTGTCAATCCAATAGGAACTTTCATGCTTTCGGGGTGTAAGTCATCAATCTATTGACTTGTTTTACACTTATGTCTGAGGTTGCCCTATCTTTTACTGTTTGTGATTCAGGCAAAGTACAAGCATGACCGGCAGGTGGTGGTAAATGGACCCCCAACTTCAAAACAACGCCTACTTTGGGCCGTCTAAAAGTGCGGCGTTCGGCGGACGACAGGGCGCAACGATGCCAGCCACTTAGTTTATCCTAACTAAAATCACTGTaagttttcttatatatatatatatattgctcatCATCATATAACCCACCTTCTTCCTCCTTCGCAAAATATTCTCAGGAGGCCACCCTTCTCCGACACACCATTACTACTTGTCTCCTCTGAAACCGGCAAACTTCCTTTCCCATGTCTCCCTCTACCCAACTCCTCTTTCTCCGTCTCCTATAAGTAAACCTCGTCCGTCACCGCCGGAACCTCGTGCCAAGTCACGGCGGCGGCTGCCGGGATGGCTTCCGGCGGCGTCTCACCGTGCGGGGCGTGCAAGTTCCTGCGGCGGAAGTGCGCGAGGGACTGCGTCTTCGCGCCCTACTTCAGCTCCGAGCAGGGGGCGGCGCGGTTCGCCGCCATCCACAAGGTGTTCGGCGCCAGCAACGCGTCGAAGCTGCTGCTGCACGTGCCGCAGGCCGCCCGGTGCGAGGCGGTCGTCACCATCGCTTACGAGGCCCAGGCCAGGCTGAGGGACCCTGTCTACGGTTGCGTAGGCCGCATACTCGCGCTGCAACATCAGGTAGCCCCCTCCCTCGCCTTCTGTCGCACGCAAGCGTGCTCGAGCACTCGACAAGaccatatatacacatacacgtcTTTGGAGGGTTCAACAGATGTTGAGGTCCTCTGAGACACCGTTTCTTCTCTCTTGGGAAGGGAATAAAGAACGAACACTGTTGAAGAATTCAGATGATGTTAGTATGAATGAGTGCTTCACGGTGATAAACTTGCTACCGTGGTGGGCTGTTCCCTTTTACACTGTTCCATTCCATTGCGACCCTTTTTGAATTCTGATGACTACTTTCCATGTCTATCTACCTACTCCCATGCGACTTGTTGAGACGATGACGACCGCTACGGGATTTATCAACCTGATGATACATTTTTCGTATAGGTTGCAGCTGATCATGTGATATGTATGTATAGGTTTCTAGCTTGCAGCTGCAGTTGCTGCAGACGAAGGCTCAGCTAGCTCAGTGCATGCTTTTTCCACAATCCACAGGGAACCAATGGCAAGGGAACGATGGGAGCTCTTTGTTCCAACCATGTTCTCCTGCCTGGGAATCCATGTCTTCTCGGGGCTCCTTCAACTTCACCGACCAAGACCGCAATTGTCTCTTGCCACTGCAAGATGTTTTCTCCAAAGAGAGTGGCAAGAGCCGGGCAACACAAGCTGAAGCGGGGGAGCTTCAAGACATGGCCTTTAGGATGACAGGCGAGTTGTGACCGATTCGGTGTTTGCTTgatagaagaaaatagaaatctgTGACCACGTTTTGGATATTTTGTATATAGTTCGCTGAAACTTGTGCTGTTAAGCTCGATAGGTTCCTCCGAATTGTATGATAGAAGAAAAACACCGAaaagtattataaaaataaataaacaaataagcaCATCACCCCTTGACGAACTTGGAGGATCTTCTTCTTTTCAAGATCCTAACATTGTCCCTCGTTTGTCTTCCTTGTGGTCTGGCTGAATTAAGTCAAAAATTGTTGATCCAACGAATTGAATCGAAACAAAccaatatctaaaataatataaatatataaattaaaactccATTAAAAATTCGGAGAATATTCTGGAagacataaaaatatataatgcaGATCTCTaaattctaataatattttaagtaTACATGAATATTGAGAATGAATTTAAAATTTGCTAAAAAAATTAtagtaaataatattatttaaaattacagatatttaaagtgtatgttgatgtatgttctaaaatttgaattttgtTTCAtaagtttgtttttttttttttttttttgaatttattgAATTAGTAAAACTTGAACCGGTTCGAAATTCACTAAATCAAATACATGGGTCAAATCAAGAAAAGACAAGTGGAGGAAAAAGATTGAGGAGAGTAGAAATGAAAAATTGAATGAGAAAGAGAAAAAATGTAAACTTCATTTAGAACATTGACCAAAGTAAAAGCCTTCTCTTATTAGTCGATACGTATTTGCTTTCGGCTAAAGGAGCATTCGCAACAAGCATCAATTAGCCGAACGAATGTGCAGTGAGCGTAGTGGGGTTCACGATATTGTGGCGTGAAATTGAATGCTATCCCATGCTCGGCAAGCAGTACGAGGTGGAGATGACCCTATCAAGGATCAGAGCTCGATTCGTCTACGACTCGTATGTGGGGTCCAATTGTCATGACTTCCCGTCCGTGCATTTTGTCCTCATCGTTCAACGCCTCTTTTTTGTGGGTCCCATCATGTCTCTGGGTCCTATTCGATTTTTTTTaaacaaatatttttaataaaaaaaaaagtgataaagATAAGATTAATCCTAAAAGTTTTAGGAGGATTTCTCTAAAAattctcttttattattattattattattattatttaatcagATTATgcctttgtttttatttttcttagatagtaataatatttttatacatatatatattcttacCTTCCTCTGTCTCGTCATCGCCTTCACTCTCCCTTCTTCCCTTTCGTTTGTCtttccttttcttcctcctcaCAGGTGATAGAGCCTTGTGATAAGTCTTATTATACATCCACAGGTTCCTCCTATGGAATGCTATGATATCATCGGCAGGACCACATCCAGCAAGAGTTAGTCCGAGACGTGTCGGAACACCCAAGCGCCCGGCCGGGAATCATCTGTCGACATCTGTGCCGCTCTCAGTTGGCAATCAATGccacaataaataataataataataaaaggatGGAGAAAGTGGCAACTTGTACCCGAGGCTACCAAAACGAAGAACATGGCAGCTCATAACACTAGCCGTCAGACTGATGTGGTGAAGGGCCGGCAACGATAAAGGCACCATCCACTCCCCAATACCGCATCCACATCCATCGATATGGCATCCCTGCGAATTCTTGAGAGGTCTCGAGTCTCTCCCCCGACCGGAGCAGTTGCTGAGACCGCTTTGCCCCTCACCGCCTTCGACTTAATCTGGTTAAAGGGTGGAACAGTCGAGCGAGTCTTCTTCTACCGTCTACCCCACTCCACCGCCTATTTCTGCGCCTCCGTCCTCCCCCACCTCAAGTCCTCCCTCTCCCTCGCTCTCCAGCAGTTCTACCCCCTCGCTGGCAAGATCCGGCGGTCCCCCGAGCTGGATGACGATAAGTACGAGATCCGTTACGTCGACGGCGACTCCGTCTCGTTCACTGTGGCCGAGTACGACGCCGACTTCGATGACGTCTCCGGGGATCACGCACGTGGTGTCGGCCCGCTGCTACCGTTGCTTCCCCAGCTACCGAGGTCCGACGACGACAGCGTGTCGGTGCTGGCCTTGCAGGTGACCGTGTTCCCGAACCAAGGCGTGGCCGTCGGAGTGGCGGTGCACCACGCCGGATGCGATGGCTCGAGCTCCATGCGGTTCATGTTCTCGTGGGCTTCCACATGCGCggggccgagaagctcggcggcggtggtcgcgacGCCGCCCGTCT includes:
- the LOC135612389 gene encoding LOB domain-containing protein 16-like; this encodes MASGGVSPCGACKFLRRKCARDCVFAPYFSSEQGAARFAAIHKVFGASNASKLLLHVPQAARCEAVVTIAYEAQARLRDPVYGCVGRILALQHQVSSLQLQLLQTKAQLAQCMLFPQSTGNQWQGNDGSSLFQPCSPAWESMSSRGSFNFTDQDRNCLLPLQDVFSKESGKSRATQAEAGELQDMAFRMTGEL